GGAACGGGCCGTGGCCTGTGCCTTGTCGGCCCTGTGGCGTGCCGCAAAGGATACGAAGCCGGTCGGCCGGTAGCCGTTTCCAATTTTAACCTGCTGTACGGACTGGAGAAGGGATGTGAATCTGGCCTTGGCAAAGAAAAAAATGCCGCAGACGCGCGAGGAGATGCTGGAGCAGACCATCGAGGACATACGGGGAAAGTTCGGGCAGGGATCCATCATGCGTCTGGGCGACAACGCGCGGGCGAACGTGGAGGTAATTCCGTCGGGCATCCTGCCGCTGAACATTGCGCTTGGCGTCGGGGGCTACCCCAAGGGGCGCATCGTGGAGATATTCGGGCCGGAGGGCTCGGGAAAGACGACAGTCGCCCTCTATGCGATCGCGGAGGCTCAGAGGGCGGGCGGGGTCGCGGCCTTCATCGACGCGGAGCACGCGCTGGACCCACGGCTGGCCGCGGCGTTGGGCGTGGATATCGAGTCGCTGTACCTCTCGCAGCCCGACAGCGGCGAGCAGGCGCTTTACGTGCTGGATGCCCTGGTGCGGAGCGGTGCGGTGGACCTGGTGGTGGTGGACTCCGTCGCGGCCCTGACCCCTCAGGCGGAAATAGACGGCAAGATAGGCGAGAGCCAGCTGGGCCTTCAGGCGCGCCTGATGTCCTACGCGCTGCGACGGCTCACCTCCATCGTGTCCAAGACCAACTGCGTGGTGATCTTCATCAACCAGCTCCGGGCCCTGATCTCGACGGGTTACGGGGCCGGCCCGACGGAGACGACGACGGGCGGGCGGGCGCTCAAGTTCTACTCGTCGGTCCGCCTGGAGGTACGGCGCGGCAAAAAGTTAGAGAAGGGCGAGGAGACCATCGGGCACGAGCTCTATCTGAAGGTGGTCAAGAACAAGCTGGCGCCCCCCTTCCGCTCCGCGCACACGAGCCTCATCTACGGCAAGGGCATCCCCATGGGGGTGGCGGTGGTCGACATGGCGGTGGACTATGAGGTCATCCGCAGGAAGGGGTCCTGGCTCTCCTACAAGGGGGAGACCCTGGGGCAGGGCAAGGAGGCGGTGGCCCAGTTCCTCGAGAAGAACCCCTCGGTGCAGGAGGAGATCATCCGGGAGATCATGGCGGAGGTCGCCAGGGGAATCGGTTTCCAGCCCCAGCCGAACCCCGGTGAGGACCCGGACGCCCCGGATGCCGGGGCGGAGGGCGCGGCGTCGCCCGCGGTCGATATGTTGGACGGCCCCATGGAGATCGAGGAGGGGATCCTGGACCTCTCCGACGACGACAAGTAAAGACGAGGGGGCGCCGCGGCGTCAAGTTACCTCCCTGCGCGCTCTTTGTTCTTTGATGTCAGCGTAAAAAACGGAGGAGGGAATACGGGTGAGATTGGAGGAGCTGGCGCCTGACGCCGCGATTCGGGGCGTTTTGCCTGACGCGGTGGTTACGGTCGTCGCCGTGGACTGGCATGGCAGCGAGGCGTTGACCCTGACCTACAGGACCCCGGAGGGGCGGAGGGCGGAGGAGCTTCTCTTCCGAGGGGATGAAGCCCGTCTTGAGGTTCTGGAGTGTGGACGTCCCTGGAGTTTCGATGGCGATGGAACCCTGTTCCGGCTGGTCTCCGAGGCGCACCGTATCCGGCTCGCCCATCTCTTCGACTCGCTTCTGGCCGTCCATACGGCCAGCGTCGAGCCGCTGCCTCACCAGATCACCGCGGTCTACGAGTCCATGCTGCCCCGAACGCCTCTGCGCTTCCTGCTTGCCGACGACCCCGGAGCGGGCAAGACGATCATGGCAGGACTGCTCATCAAGGAGCTGATCGCGCGGGGGGATCTGAAGCGGTGTCTCGTCGTCTGTCCCGGAAGCCTTGCCGAACAATGGCAGGACGAGCTTTCCGAAC
The sequence above is a segment of the uncultured Fretibacterium sp. genome. Coding sequences within it:
- the recA gene encoding recombinase RecA, which encodes MAKKKMPQTREEMLEQTIEDIRGKFGQGSIMRLGDNARANVEVIPSGILPLNIALGVGGYPKGRIVEIFGPEGSGKTTVALYAIAEAQRAGGVAAFIDAEHALDPRLAAALGVDIESLYLSQPDSGEQALYVLDALVRSGAVDLVVVDSVAALTPQAEIDGKIGESQLGLQARLMSYALRRLTSIVSKTNCVVIFINQLRALISTGYGAGPTETTTGGRALKFYSSVRLEVRRGKKLEKGEETIGHELYLKVVKNKLAPPFRSAHTSLIYGKGIPMGVAVVDMAVDYEVIRRKGSWLSYKGETLGQGKEAVAQFLEKNPSVQEEIIREIMAEVARGIGFQPQPNPGEDPDAPDAGAEGAASPAVDMLDGPMEIEEGILDLSDDDK